The Bacillota bacterium genome contains the following window.
GTCCAGGTCAGCTACGAAGCAAATGGCCGGGTCTACGAGGCCTACAGATTCGACTATGATTCCGCCGAGGACGGCCGGAGGTACATATGGGTGGTGGATCCCGAGTCCGGGTTGATGCTCTACCATGCCCAGTGGTCCCCGACGTCTGATCGCAACTTGTGCCACGTCTCGGTTATGGAGCTCGTGACCACGCGCCAGTTGCTAGTCCCGTGGGCTGGCAGTTCGGTCCCGAGTTCGTTCAAGGCCGGGATGCAGATGACCTACCAGGGACATATCAAGACCTGGCTCCCAGCGACCGGCCCGAACATCCCGGTTCCGGCGGTTCTCGAGGTCGTGTTCACTAACGTCGGCCACAACTGGACTGAGGCCAGAGTACAGCGGGTGTTCAGCGGGCAACCGGCGGATGCCGCGCTAACGGTCCATACGGGTCCCGGCCTCTTGGCGGGCGGGTTCTGGATACCACCTGCTTGGTTGGCCCGTCTGAGAAACGGGGACCGGCTCGATGAGTACGATCCCATCACGAAGAGTCAAGTAGAAGTCAGCTATGTGGGGACAACCACGACCGGAGTGCCCATCGTGGCGATCTTCGAGTGGGGCAAGCGCTACAAGCGCGTCTGGGTCTACCGGATGACCGACGGGCTCCTCGTGTATTGGCTCGATGAGAAGCTGATCGACCCTGCATCAGGCATGATCCAGCAAGCAGAGTGGCAGCTAAGGTAGAAATGGGCCGTCAGGCGCCGGCCGGAGACCCGGGGCGTAGTGCACAAGGGTCACGCCGGCATCACACCCCCGCCTGCATGTTCCTACATCAAGGCCGGCACGATTCGGGCAGCGGCGCGGATCACAACACCCCAGCCCGCACGTTCCTACCGCGGCTTCCAACTGCCCGGTCCTTGGGGTCTCGAATCAGGTACGCCCCGACCACCATCAGGGCCACCCCAGCAAACGTCACCCGGAACGCGGAGGCATATGCAGCTGCGGTCGCGGGGCCGCCTGCAGCGGCCTTGTCTATCAGACAGCCCATGAGCGGCTGGAACACGGCCGCGCCAAAAAGGGTGCAGGCGTTGACTACCGCCATTCCAGTCCCGGCCTTGTTGCTCCCGGCGTAGTCTTTCGCCATTCCGAAGCCCACGACCGCAAGGGCGGTAGTGGGAACGCCGATGAGGACGGCGCTTGCGTAGAGCAGCCATGTCGGCGCGGACGCGGTGAAGAAGGCGAGCGGAACCCACGCCAGAGCGTACAGCAGTGACCCGGTGACAAAAACCACTCTCCTCCGAAACCCCAGGCGGTCGACGAGAAAGCCCGCTAGGGGTCCGCCTACCATGCATGCGAGGGAGACCACCATCATCATGTTGCTCGCCTCTATCTTCGTCATTGCCTTGACGTCCATCAGGTAAGGCACGCCCCATAGCCCCTGATACCCCATGAGAGGTCCGTACTTGAAGAAAGCCGTCGCCCCGAGGAGCATGATTGGCAACAGGCCCGACAGGACAGTCCACCGGGACCGTGCCGCGTTCCCTCCTGCATTCGAGGTTGCGCAGGTGTGTGCCTGACTCCGGCGATCCGCCGACGCGGCCGGAGGATCGCCGTTCACGAGGACTCCTGTCGCACCTGTCTGCGCAGGCTCGGGGTTCCGCAGGAACACCCAGCATGCCACAGTCACTAAGATGGTGATGACGCCGATGATCACGAAGGACTGCCTCCACCCGATGGCGGACACCGCGAGCGCGAGAGGGCTAGTGGCGACCAGCGAACCGAGGTGGCCGGCGGCCCCGAATAGCCCAACCATGGTCGAGAACTCGCCTGGTCCTGAGATCCGGGACAGAAGCTGCAATGTGGGGATGTAGACACCGGCCGCGCCTAACCCAGTGATCACCCGTGCGGCTACTGCCATTCTCCAGGTATGACTGGCGCTGAAGAGCAGCACACCGACAGTGGCGATGGCCGTGCTGATCGAGATCACCGCCCGAGACCCGAGCATGTCCGTGAAGATCCCGAAAGGGATCTGCAGCGCGCAGTAGACATAGAAGTAGGTGGACGCCAACAATCCTAGCTGGGCAGCAGTGATCGCATACTCAGTCAGGAGGTTCTCTGCGATAACGGCAGGGGAGACTCTGTGAAAATGGGAGAGGAAGTATGCGCACGAACACAGAGCGAAGATGAGCCATTTCCGACTTCTGTTGTCGTCGTAGCTGGAGGACATGATCCAAGATCACTCCTTGCGCAGTGAGGAAGCCTCGCTTCGTCCCAGAAGGGCGAGGTCCCGGACGATCACGCCAGCCATTGCGAGGCCAGCTGCAGGCGGCACGAAAGAGATGCTCCCTGGGACACGAGACTTCTGAGAACGGGGTGGTTCATCTGAGAAGACCACGGTGAGCCCGCGATCGATCCCTCTCTCGCGGAGCCCCAGGCGAACCGCCCTCGCCATGGGGCATGTGTGGGTCTTCGAAATATCGGAGACCCTGAACCTGGTGGGGTCGAGTTTGTTCCCAGCGCCCATGGAAGATACTATTCTGATGCGGGACCCAAGACATGCCTCGATCAGGTCGAGCTTGGCCGGGACCGAGTCGATCGCATCTGCAACGTAATCTGGCTTGCTTTCGAGCATGCGCGGGATGTTGCCGGCGGAGATGAACTCGACCACCGACGTGACCCGGCATCCTGGGTTGATCGCGGCCACTCTCTCGGCCATCGCCTCCGCTTTGTGCTTCCCGAGGGCCGGCCGGACCGCGACGATCTGCCGGTTCAGGTTGCTTTCAGTTACCACGTCTCCATCTACTAGAGTCAACGCACCTACCCCCGCCCGGGCAAGCGCCTCTGCACATGCCGAGCCAACCCCGCCCAGCCCCACCACAAGGACAGAACTGGCAGCGAGTTGCGCAACTCCTTCAGAGCCGATCAGAAGAGCGGTCCTGGAGAACATGTCCTCAGAGTGATGATCAGTGCTCATTCTCGCGTCCTCCTTGAAGGGCAGAGCCCGAAGACGTCGAAAAGCCTCAGTTGTGCACAGCGTGAGAACTTCCCAGTGGGGGTTTGCAGATGGAAGCACCCAGCCGCATAGAAGAAATTACGATGCCGGACGGCAGCCACACCTGCGTCCTCGCAAACTTCGACTGCCTATCAGGGATCCCCAAGACAGTCGATCCTGGTTCGGTTGATGTGGTGGTCACCTCCCCGCCGTACAATCTCGGCATCAACTACAACTCGTACGACGACCGCATCAGCCGGCAGGAGTAT
Protein-coding sequences here:
- a CDS encoding MFS transporter produces the protein MSSSYDDNRSRKWLIFALCSCAYFLSHFHRVSPAVIAENLLTEYAITAAQLGLLASTYFYVYCALQIPFGIFTDMLGSRAVISISTAIATVGVLLFSASHTWRMAVAARVITGLGAAGVYIPTLQLLSRISGPGEFSTMVGLFGAAGHLGSLVATSPLALAVSAIGWRQSFVIIGVITILVTVACWVFLRNPEPAQTGATGVLVNGDPPAASADRRSQAHTCATSNAGGNAARSRWTVLSGLLPIMLLGATAFFKYGPLMGYQGLWGVPYLMDVKAMTKIEASNMMMVVSLACMVGGPLAGFLVDRLGFRRRVVFVTGSLLYALAWVPLAFFTASAPTWLLYASAVLIGVPTTALAVVGFGMAKDYAGSNKAGTGMAVVNACTLFGAAVFQPLMGCLIDKAAAGGPATAAAYASAFRVTFAGVALMVVGAYLIRDPKDRAVGSRGRNVRAGVL
- a CDS encoding tRNA threonylcarbamoyladenosine dehydratase; its protein translation is MSTDHHSEDMFSRTALLIGSEGVAQLAASSVLVVGLGGVGSACAEALARAGVGALTLVDGDVVTESNLNRQIVAVRPALGKHKAEAMAERVAAINPGCRVTSVVEFISAGNIPRMLESKPDYVADAIDSVPAKLDLIEACLGSRIRIVSSMGAGNKLDPTRFRVSDISKTHTCPMARAVRLGLRERGIDRGLTVVFSDEPPRSQKSRVPGSISFVPPAAGLAMAGVIVRDLALLGRSEASSLRKE